One segment of Pontibacter akesuensis DNA contains the following:
- a CDS encoding NAD(P)-dependent oxidoreductase → MSLSKPKVLIIDELHHSIFPLLESIGVEAVYEPNMAPIQVKEALVSMDGLIVRSKMRITPETVALADNLKFVARAGAGLDNIDVEQLEQQGIRVLGANEGNSQAVGEFTLGLLLSLLRNVSRSHSQVQNKVWLREENRGEELSGKTVGIIGFGNMGQSFARVLQGFNCRLLAYDRYAPEKVCAPVACVSLEELQAEADVVSLHIPYIANNLQFVDDTFFNVFRKPIWFLNTSRGDVVDQQALVNHLKSGRVKGAALDVLENEKLSTLTAQQQQTFGYLAAAPNVILTPHIAGWTHESYVKINEVLVQKIAQLLKENN, encoded by the coding sequence ATGAGCCTCTCCAAACCCAAAGTCCTGATCATCGACGAGCTGCACCACAGCATTTTTCCGCTGCTGGAAAGTATAGGAGTGGAGGCTGTATATGAGCCGAACATGGCACCGATTCAGGTAAAAGAAGCCTTGGTAAGTATGGACGGGCTGATTGTTCGATCTAAGATGCGCATTACCCCTGAAACGGTTGCCTTGGCTGATAATCTCAAATTTGTGGCAAGGGCAGGAGCGGGGCTTGATAACATTGACGTGGAGCAGCTGGAGCAGCAAGGTATTCGGGTGCTGGGAGCGAATGAGGGCAACAGCCAGGCTGTAGGAGAATTTACGCTGGGTTTATTGCTGTCGCTGCTTCGTAATGTTTCGCGCAGCCACAGCCAAGTGCAGAACAAAGTATGGCTGCGGGAAGAAAACAGGGGTGAGGAGCTTAGCGGTAAAACGGTGGGCATTATCGGCTTCGGCAACATGGGGCAAAGCTTTGCGCGCGTGTTACAGGGCTTTAACTGCCGCCTGCTCGCCTACGACCGTTATGCCCCTGAAAAAGTATGTGCACCCGTCGCCTGTGTGTCGCTGGAGGAACTGCAGGCGGAGGCTGATGTGGTAAGCCTGCATATTCCGTATATTGCCAATAACCTGCAGTTTGTTGATGATACCTTTTTCAACGTTTTCCGGAAGCCCATCTGGTTTTTAAACACCTCCCGCGGCGATGTGGTGGACCAGCAGGCCTTGGTGAATCACCTGAAATCGGGAAGGGTAAAAGGAGCCGCGCTTGATGTATTGGAAAATGAAAAGTTATCGACCTTAACCGCACAACAGCAACAGACATTCGGTTATCTGGCCGCTGCCCCCAACGTGATCCTGACGCCCCACATTGCCGGCTGGACGCATGAGTCCTACGTGAAGATCAACGAGGTGCTGGTGCAGAAAATTGCACAGTTACTGAAGGAGAATAACTGA
- a CDS encoding glycosyltransferase — MYLMRDLEQQHFPQELLEVIVVDDHSTDNTKEQVQQFIRATGLSVKLLQLQDYVKQEGKKAAVQLGVEQAQGQLLVFTDGDCRVGPEWLREYAHLYETEQPYFISGPVCFHPTPTHFERMQLVEFASLVGVGGASIALHKPNMCNGANLAYTKEIFKEVGGFTGNESIASGDDEFLLHKVHKAFPGRVRFLKSSKAIVYTEARKSLNSFVQQRVRWASKWKSYQSLQVQLVAVCVFLVNFLLFLAIPLVIWGDMSLKVFLCGYVAKFAIDCLFLNSILGFMGKKQFLWYALPLQLVYIPYVVFTAVLGLFGRYSWKGRTIRTP, encoded by the coding sequence ATGTACTTAATGCGTGACCTGGAGCAGCAGCATTTTCCACAGGAACTGCTGGAGGTAATCGTGGTGGATGATCACTCCACAGACAACACCAAAGAACAGGTACAGCAGTTTATACGTGCAACAGGTTTATCCGTGAAGCTTCTGCAGTTGCAGGATTATGTTAAACAAGAAGGAAAGAAAGCCGCCGTGCAATTGGGGGTGGAACAGGCGCAGGGGCAGCTACTGGTGTTTACGGATGGGGACTGCCGGGTAGGGCCGGAGTGGCTGCGGGAGTACGCTCACCTGTATGAGACGGAGCAGCCATACTTCATCAGCGGCCCCGTTTGCTTTCATCCTACGCCCACCCATTTCGAGCGGATGCAGTTGGTGGAGTTTGCCTCCCTGGTCGGGGTGGGTGGGGCCTCCATCGCCCTGCATAAGCCAAACATGTGCAATGGCGCCAACCTGGCTTACACCAAAGAAATATTTAAGGAGGTGGGAGGCTTTACGGGCAACGAAAGCATTGCCTCCGGCGATGATGAGTTCCTGCTGCACAAGGTGCACAAGGCCTTCCCGGGTCGCGTCAGGTTTCTGAAATCAAGTAAAGCTATTGTTTATACTGAAGCGCGTAAGTCGCTGAATTCCTTTGTGCAGCAGCGGGTAAGGTGGGCGAGCAAGTGGAAGTCGTATCAGAGCCTGCAGGTGCAACTGGTAGCGGTGTGCGTGTTCCTGGTGAACTTCCTGCTGTTCCTGGCCATTCCGCTGGTTATATGGGGCGACATGTCCCTGAAAGTCTTTTTATGCGGATATGTTGCCAAGTTTGCCATCGATTGCTTATTTTTAAATTCTATACTTGGCTTCATGGGCAAAAAGCAGTTCTTATGGTACGCTTTGCCGCTGCAGCTGGTGTACATACCGTACGTGGTTTTTACAGCTGTTCTAGGCCTTTTTGGCCGCTACAGCTGGAAAGGCCGGACCATCAGAACCCCATGA
- the ruvC gene encoding crossover junction endodeoxyribonuclease RuvC, translated as MVYSSALPPNKLILGIDPGTQIMGYGLIEVTGTKVQLLQYGVINLKSYSNHAIKLKKIFDRMIQLIDEYLPDELAIESPFFGVNVQSMLKLGRAQGVAIAAALSRDIPYVEYAPKKIKQSITGNGNASKEQVASMLMQILNIKEAPKLLDATDALGVALCHHYQKGNNAKQGGKSWKSFVTDNPDRLAGK; from the coding sequence ATGGTTTACTCTTCCGCACTTCCGCCCAACAAATTAATTCTTGGCATCGACCCCGGTACACAGATTATGGGCTATGGCCTTATTGAAGTGACTGGAACGAAGGTCCAATTGCTGCAATACGGCGTCATCAACCTCAAAAGCTACAGTAATCACGCCATCAAGTTAAAGAAAATTTTTGACCGCATGATACAGCTCATCGACGAGTACCTTCCCGACGAGCTGGCCATTGAGTCTCCTTTCTTTGGTGTGAATGTGCAGAGTATGCTCAAATTAGGCCGCGCGCAGGGAGTAGCCATTGCCGCTGCCCTCTCCCGTGATATTCCTTATGTGGAGTATGCGCCTAAAAAGATCAAACAGTCTATCACAGGCAACGGCAACGCTTCCAAAGAGCAGGTGGCCAGCATGCTGATGCAGATCCTCAATATAAAAGAAGCTCCCAAGCTACTCGATGCGACAGATGCGCTTGGTGTGGCTCTTTGCCACCACTACCAGAAAGGCAACAATGCCAAGCAAGGCGGCAAATCATGGAAGAGCTTCGTTACGGATAATCCGGACAGGCTGGCGGGGAAGTAG
- a CDS encoding PP2C family protein-serine/threonine phosphatase, protein MPDIPLPNPQQELNLKKLELTALLEITQAINANLPENALYKIYRFTLLAQLQIRQLVLYVHDGDWACMVNSSGTEHDFNKLTLPKEMLQVKEITKISKLKVDKKWRCFDIVIPVLHNNKVLAFVLIGKLQNYYNNLDALNFVQTISNIMLVAIENHKMARQRLAQESIRREIEIAREVQSMLFPKSLPNDRDVTIHASYIPHSSIGGDYYDFIEIDADQFLFCVADVSGKGVPASLLMSNFQAGLRTILRQTSDLNTVVSELNNLIYRNAIAEKFITTFVAIYNRKSRELTYVNAGHNAPILLYEDNSHYLLNDGCTMLGVFDVLPFMNVGRVHVPEGSVVLCYTDGLTEVFDEDEAEYGIEGTIDFLQRNRFLSSKMLHLQLLREINLYNDEASFNDDITLLSCRFK, encoded by the coding sequence ATGCCTGATATACCTTTACCGAATCCGCAGCAGGAGTTGAACCTGAAGAAGCTGGAGTTAACTGCTTTGCTTGAGATAACTCAGGCCATTAACGCGAACCTGCCAGAGAACGCCCTGTACAAGATTTACCGGTTTACGCTGCTTGCCCAGTTGCAGATCCGGCAGCTGGTGCTGTACGTGCACGACGGGGACTGGGCCTGCATGGTTAACTCCTCAGGTACCGAGCACGATTTCAACAAGCTGACGCTGCCCAAAGAGATGCTGCAGGTAAAGGAAATCACGAAGATTTCGAAACTGAAGGTTGATAAGAAGTGGCGCTGCTTTGACATCGTGATTCCGGTGCTGCACAACAATAAGGTGCTGGCCTTTGTGCTGATTGGCAAGCTGCAGAACTACTATAACAACCTCGATGCGCTGAACTTTGTGCAGACGATCAGTAACATTATGCTGGTGGCCATCGAGAACCACAAGATGGCGCGACAGCGACTGGCGCAGGAATCCATTCGACGCGAGATAGAGATTGCGCGCGAGGTGCAGAGCATGCTGTTTCCAAAGAGCCTGCCCAACGACAGGGACGTAACCATTCACGCCAGCTACATTCCGCACTCCTCCATCGGGGGCGACTACTACGATTTCATCGAGATAGATGCCGACCAGTTCCTGTTCTGCGTGGCAGACGTGTCGGGCAAGGGAGTACCAGCCTCTTTGCTGATGTCGAACTTCCAGGCGGGGCTTCGAACCATACTTCGACAGACCTCAGATTTGAACACGGTGGTTTCGGAACTTAACAACCTGATTTACCGGAACGCGATCGCCGAGAAGTTTATTACCACCTTTGTGGCCATTTACAACCGCAAAAGCAGGGAGCTTACCTATGTGAATGCCGGCCATAACGCCCCGATCCTGCTGTACGAAGACAACTCTCATTACCTGCTGAACGACGGCTGCACCATGCTGGGCGTGTTTGACGTGCTGCCGTTTATGAATGTGGGGCGCGTGCATGTGCCGGAGGGTTCGGTGGTGCTGTGCTATACTGATGGCCTGACCGAGGTTTTTGACGAGGACGAGGCGGAGTACGGCATTGAGGGCACCATTGATTTCCTGCAGCGTAACCGCTTCCTGAGCTCTAAAATGCTGCACCTGCAACTGCTCCGCGAGATCAACCTTTACAACGACGAGGCCTCCTTCAACGACGACATTACGCTGCTGTCCTGCCGGTTTAAATAA
- a CDS encoding TatD family hydrolase: MNLIDSHAHIYSEKFNADRAEAVERAQQEGVSRIYMPNIDHTSIDAMLEAEVKYPGQCIPMMGLHPTSVEKGFEKELYLVEEWLGKHSFAAVGECGIDLYWDKSFLPQQQEALKVQVELAKKYKLPIVLHTRDSFEETYEIISAAQDGTLKGIFHCFSGTLEEAEKVKKLGFLMGIGGVATFKNGGMDKVIPHLQPEDLVLETDCPYLAPAPHRGKRNEPVYLPLIAQRVADLLEKPLQEIAEQTTVNALNLFKL; the protein is encoded by the coding sequence ATGAACTTGATTGATTCGCACGCACATATTTATTCAGAAAAGTTTAACGCTGACCGTGCCGAGGCGGTGGAGCGGGCACAGCAGGAGGGGGTAAGCAGAATATACATGCCCAACATCGACCATACTTCTATTGATGCCATGTTGGAGGCCGAGGTGAAGTACCCGGGCCAGTGTATCCCCATGATGGGCCTGCACCCGACTTCCGTAGAAAAGGGATTTGAGAAGGAGCTATACTTGGTGGAGGAGTGGCTAGGCAAACATTCGTTTGCGGCCGTGGGCGAGTGTGGCATAGACCTTTACTGGGATAAATCCTTCCTACCGCAGCAGCAGGAGGCTCTTAAGGTGCAGGTGGAACTGGCTAAGAAGTATAAACTGCCCATCGTGCTTCACACCCGCGATTCGTTTGAAGAAACCTACGAGATTATCTCTGCCGCGCAGGATGGCACGCTGAAAGGGATTTTCCACTGCTTCAGCGGCACGCTCGAGGAAGCCGAGAAAGTAAAAAAGCTAGGTTTCCTGATGGGCATTGGCGGCGTGGCAACCTTTAAGAATGGCGGCATGGACAAAGTGATTCCGCACCTGCAACCCGAGGACCTGGTGCTGGAAACGGATTGCCCTTACCTGGCACCTGCCCCGCACCGTGGCAAACGCAACGAGCCCGTGTACCTGCCCCTGATTGCGCAACGCGTGGCCGACCTGCTGGAGAAGCCGCTGCAGGAAATAGCTGAGCAGACTACTGTAAACGCGCTGAACCTCTTTAAGCTGTAG
- a CDS encoding lysylphosphatidylglycerol synthase domain-containing protein, translating into MNIKPNKKILLLLGKGAVVGLTLFLLYQAIFTAPDAFLSWGGILRRALESPLRFLFILTALLIPLNWGFEARKWQLLGQKLEPISFLRAYRAVMVGLTLGFITPNRLGDYAGRVLELKSRQRLEAVGAIFIGRFCQLVATVLAGSSGFLYFIFVFGWQAYPGVALSLLVLLAALSVAMLLLLYNAKAMVAVVAAVKPLRSFVPYVSIMGRYTSVEMTRLLWLSLGRYAVFLLQFILLLVLFDVRLSPVQYLSGVSGTFFLKSVVPSVSLLSDLGVRELSAMYLFGLLGQERLQVLSASLSLWLLNIAVPSVVGLFFVLRLRLIRKGVAA; encoded by the coding sequence TTGAACATCAAACCAAACAAAAAAATCCTTTTGCTGCTCGGCAAAGGGGCGGTGGTGGGGCTGACCCTGTTTCTGCTGTACCAGGCTATTTTTACCGCGCCCGATGCTTTTTTAAGCTGGGGAGGAATTCTGCGCCGGGCCCTTGAAAGCCCGCTGCGCTTCCTGTTTATACTTACCGCCCTGCTGATTCCCCTCAACTGGGGCTTTGAGGCGCGCAAGTGGCAGCTGCTGGGTCAAAAACTGGAGCCTATTTCCTTCTTAAGGGCCTATAGGGCCGTGATGGTGGGCCTTACCTTGGGCTTCATCACCCCGAACCGCCTCGGCGACTATGCCGGCCGTGTGCTGGAGCTGAAAAGCCGGCAGCGGCTGGAGGCCGTTGGTGCCATCTTCATCGGGAGGTTCTGCCAGCTGGTGGCCACCGTGCTTGCAGGCTCATCCGGCTTCCTGTACTTCATCTTCGTGTTTGGCTGGCAAGCGTATCCCGGCGTGGCGTTAAGCCTGCTGGTACTGCTGGCTGCGCTCTCTGTAGCAATGCTGCTGCTGCTCTACAATGCGAAGGCGATGGTGGCGGTAGTGGCGGCCGTTAAACCGTTGCGGTCCTTTGTTCCCTATGTCTCCATCATGGGGCGCTATACTTCGGTAGAAATGACGCGGCTGCTGTGGCTCTCGCTGGGGCGCTATGCCGTGTTCCTGCTACAGTTTATACTTCTCTTGGTTTTGTTCGATGTGCGCCTTAGCCCGGTGCAGTACCTCAGCGGCGTGTCCGGCACCTTCTTCCTTAAATCGGTGGTGCCGTCGGTGAGCTTGCTGTCTGATTTGGGGGTGCGGGAGCTGTCAGCCATGTACTTGTTTGGCTTGCTGGGGCAGGAGCGCCTGCAGGTGCTAAGTGCCAGCCTAAGCCTTTGGCTGCTCAATATTGCGGTGCCCAGTGTAGTGGGGCTGTTCTTCGTGTTGCGCCTTCGCCTTATCCGAAAGGGAGTGGCCGCGTGA
- a CDS encoding HIT family protein, with protein sequence MEASIFTKIVNGEIPAYKIAEDDRYLAFLDVFPTTKGHTLVIPKQQIDYLFDLDDDLYLGLMAFSKKVAAAVEKAVPCKRIGVAVVGIEVPHAHVHLIPLNSMQDMNFANKQKFSKKEFEAVAEKIREAYQAD encoded by the coding sequence ATGGAAGCTTCGATATTCACTAAGATTGTTAACGGGGAGATACCTGCCTACAAAATAGCAGAGGATGACCGCTACCTTGCCTTCCTGGACGTGTTTCCCACCACCAAAGGCCATACGTTAGTTATACCGAAGCAGCAGATCGATTACCTCTTCGACCTGGACGACGACCTGTACCTGGGCCTGATGGCCTTTTCCAAAAAGGTAGCCGCCGCCGTGGAGAAAGCCGTGCCGTGCAAGCGCATTGGCGTGGCCGTGGTAGGCATTGAGGTGCCCCATGCACACGTGCACCTGATCCCGCTCAACAGCATGCAGGACATGAACTTCGCCAACAAACAGAAGTTTAGCAAAAAAGAGTTTGAGGCCGTAGCCGAAAAAATCAGAGAAGCCTATCAGGCCGATTAA
- a CDS encoding ABC transporter permease, producing the protein MATITKAAPVSRPPSYYIRQRLLQNKPAMIGLVVIVVAVLVAILGYLIMPDNTPNANNGLVQIQKKQPGFATQVLRVPTAVGEAEEVSPLELMLFGQPAGYLEVPIESFSFRGDSLVVQPLRSNNAQADQERVFDLKLFSGDAAEGADKETIEARIEQDYLSERTFLLGTDKAGRDVLSRLILGTRISLGIGFVAVLISLVIGVLIGATGGYFGGWVDKLMLFLMTVVWSVPGIMLVIAISLAIDSKGVWVAFVAVGLTMWVEVARVVRGQILSLKEKTYVEAAQVLGVPQYKMIFRHLLPNMTGPLIVIATANFASAILIEAGLSFLGLGVQPPAPSWGMMVNEGFQLIGAKAGLFLVVLPSICISLLVLAFNLLGNGLRDAYDPKIPISNA; encoded by the coding sequence ATGGCGACAATCACCAAAGCCGCGCCAGTGTCGCGTCCGCCTTCCTACTACATTCGGCAGCGCCTGCTGCAGAACAAGCCTGCTATGATTGGTCTGGTGGTTATTGTGGTGGCTGTGCTGGTGGCTATACTTGGTTACCTGATCATGCCTGATAACACGCCCAATGCGAACAACGGGTTGGTGCAGATACAGAAAAAGCAACCCGGTTTTGCCACACAGGTACTGCGCGTGCCTACAGCCGTGGGTGAGGCAGAGGAGGTGAGCCCGCTGGAACTGATGCTATTCGGGCAGCCGGCCGGTTACCTGGAGGTGCCGATCGAAAGCTTTTCGTTTAGGGGCGATAGTTTGGTGGTGCAGCCACTGCGCAGCAACAACGCCCAGGCCGATCAGGAGCGGGTGTTCGACTTAAAGTTGTTTTCCGGTGATGCTGCTGAAGGGGCTGATAAAGAAACAATTGAAGCAAGAATAGAGCAAGACTATTTGTCCGAAAGAACTTTCCTTTTAGGAACTGATAAAGCCGGCCGCGATGTATTGAGCAGGCTTATACTTGGTACACGCATCTCTCTTGGAATTGGGTTTGTGGCGGTGCTGATCTCCCTCGTCATCGGCGTACTGATCGGAGCGACGGGAGGCTATTTTGGGGGATGGGTGGACAAGCTCATGCTCTTCCTGATGACGGTGGTTTGGTCGGTGCCGGGCATTATGCTCGTAATCGCCATCAGCCTGGCCATCGACAGCAAAGGCGTGTGGGTGGCTTTCGTGGCGGTGGGGCTTACCATGTGGGTGGAGGTAGCGCGCGTGGTGCGGGGCCAGATCTTAAGTTTGAAGGAGAAAACCTATGTGGAGGCAGCCCAGGTGCTGGGTGTGCCGCAGTATAAAATGATTTTTCGGCACCTGCTGCCAAACATGACGGGACCTTTGATAGTTATTGCCACAGCAAATTTTGCCTCGGCCATACTTATCGAGGCGGGCCTAAGTTTCCTGGGCCTGGGCGTGCAGCCACCTGCGCCTTCGTGGGGCATGATGGTGAATGAGGGCTTCCAGTTGATAGGTGCCAAAGCTGGCCTTTTTTTAGTAGTTTTACCTAGTATTTGTATCAGTTTGCTGGTGCTGGCCTTCAACCTGCTTGGCAATGGCCTGCGCGATGCTTACGATCCTAAAATTCCGATATCAAATGCCTGA
- a CDS encoding glycosyltransferase → MIVSVAYFILYFTLFFVLLALLLFNRKQYAASLTDFPPVSILIAARNEEHTVLRCLQALEQLNYPKDKIEVLIGDDASTDNTRAVIDAFISDKPNHTCITITHTLGKAKGKANVLAHLAKLATTNYFFYTDADIAVPPQWIETMLAGLENEKIGVVTGITTTAGKGFFAKLLALDWLYALGLIQVVSDLNLRVTTMGNNMLLRRRAYEEVGGYEGIDFSITEDIAIFNQVLKRGWGFRNIYSKEVLALSTPPENLKSYLDQRRRWMRGSMHLPFYMAIIFILHSAYYPVLLPFFAYTSVGVMLAIFTFKLVLQSLFLRICLRRVGRTTAWWMYPLFELYLVVSSIILIVYFFLPIKTNWKGRKY, encoded by the coding sequence ATGATTGTATCGGTAGCCTATTTTATACTTTACTTCACCCTTTTTTTTGTTTTGCTTGCCCTGCTTCTCTTCAACAGGAAACAATATGCCGCATCTCTGACAGACTTTCCGCCTGTAAGTATACTTATAGCCGCCCGAAACGAGGAGCATACTGTCTTACGCTGCCTGCAGGCGTTGGAGCAGCTAAATTACCCTAAAGACAAGATTGAGGTGCTGATCGGCGACGATGCCTCCACCGACAACACCCGTGCGGTGATCGACGCGTTTATCAGCGACAAGCCGAACCATACCTGTATCACCATCACCCATACGTTAGGCAAGGCAAAGGGCAAAGCCAATGTGCTGGCGCACCTGGCCAAACTTGCCACCACCAACTATTTCTTTTACACTGATGCCGACATTGCTGTGCCGCCGCAATGGATCGAAACTATGCTGGCCGGGTTGGAGAACGAGAAAATAGGAGTGGTAACGGGCATCACCACCACGGCCGGAAAAGGCTTTTTCGCCAAACTCCTGGCGCTGGACTGGCTGTATGCGCTGGGGCTGATACAGGTGGTGTCGGACCTGAACCTGCGCGTGACAACCATGGGGAATAATATGCTGCTGCGCCGGCGGGCCTATGAGGAGGTGGGGGGGTACGAAGGCATTGACTTCTCCATTACCGAGGATATCGCCATTTTTAACCAGGTACTGAAGCGCGGTTGGGGCTTCCGGAACATATACAGTAAGGAGGTGCTGGCGCTTTCCACGCCCCCTGAAAATTTAAAATCTTACCTGGACCAGCGCAGGCGCTGGATGCGCGGCTCCATGCACTTGCCCTTTTACATGGCCATCATCTTCATTCTGCACTCGGCTTATTACCCCGTGCTGCTTCCATTTTTTGCCTATACTTCGGTGGGGGTGATGCTGGCTATTTTTACATTCAAACTGGTGCTGCAGAGTTTATTTCTGCGCATCTGCCTGCGACGCGTTGGCCGCACCACTGCCTGGTGGATGTACCCGCTGTTCGAATTGTACCTGGTTGTTTCCTCCATCATACTTATCGTGTACTTCTTCCTGCCAATAAAAACGAACTGGAAAGGGAGGAAGTATTAG
- a CDS encoding polysaccharide deacetylase family protein: protein MLRLYKTPWLLKKLMPRYTWHREVQGKQLFLTFDDGPIPEVTPWVLEQLRKYGAKATFFCVGDNLYKHPEIANGLVAEGHLLANHTYHHLKGWNTAMQPYLDNTQRCQQEVEKLQQANRKLFRPPYGRITRAQGRQLQPNYEIIMWDVLTNDYDQSLSPETCLRKSIKYTQSGSIIVFHDSLKAKRNMMYALPRFLEHFNRLGYTFETL from the coding sequence TTGCTCCGCCTTTACAAAACGCCCTGGTTGCTCAAAAAGCTGATGCCCCGGTATACGTGGCATAGGGAGGTGCAGGGCAAGCAACTGTTTCTTACGTTTGATGACGGGCCAATTCCGGAGGTGACGCCCTGGGTTCTTGAGCAATTGCGCAAGTATGGGGCAAAGGCGACGTTCTTCTGCGTGGGAGACAACCTGTACAAGCACCCGGAGATTGCGAATGGATTAGTTGCAGAGGGCCATTTGCTGGCAAACCATACGTACCACCACCTGAAGGGCTGGAACACTGCCATGCAGCCATACCTGGACAATACCCAGCGATGCCAGCAGGAGGTGGAAAAGCTGCAGCAGGCTAACCGAAAGTTGTTCCGGCCACCGTACGGGCGCATCACAAGGGCACAGGGCCGGCAACTGCAACCCAATTACGAGATTATCATGTGGGATGTGCTCACCAACGATTACGACCAAAGCCTCTCACCCGAAACTTGCCTGCGCAAGTCAATTAAGTATACCCAAAGCGGCAGCATTATCGTATTTCACGACAGCCTGAAAGCTAAACGAAACATGATGTATGCCCTGCCGCGTTTTTTAGAGCACTTCAACAGGCTGGGCTATACTTTTGAGACTCTATGA
- the mgtE gene encoding magnesium transporter: MQVEITREYIEEVEQAIERRDKDYILGTMEDMHPADITTVLYELDANESRFVLDILPAELGSEILSDLDYDVRSEFLDNFTSEEVARYVNLMDSDDAVDILNEMSVQTREEVIALLENEEKAAAILDLLHYEEDCAGGLMAKELIKVNLNWRVRQCIDEIRRQAEQVERFYTVYVVDNRDILVGRVSVKKLLLSKDDAQVRDIYSEDVISIESYKDESEVVSVMQRYDLEAIPVVNIQGRLLGRITIDDMVDVMQEQAELSRQLMTGITENVEEDDSVLRISRARLPWLVIGMVGGMLAAQFMGIFEADIALLPALALFVPLITATGGNVGIQSSSIIIQTLSSNEVMFDNLGKRFLKVLLVALFNAAIISLLVFSLTYLFRRDVPLSLVVSIALFSVVMLASLMGTITPMVLDKFGINPAVAAGPFITTANDLLGLAIYFGVAHMLYSAL, from the coding sequence ATGCAGGTAGAGATAACACGTGAGTATATTGAAGAGGTAGAGCAGGCCATTGAACGCCGGGATAAAGACTATATCCTGGGCACGATGGAAGACATGCACCCTGCCGATATCACCACGGTGTTGTACGAGCTGGATGCAAACGAATCGCGGTTTGTGCTGGACATACTGCCGGCCGAATTAGGTTCCGAAATTCTCTCAGACCTGGATTACGACGTACGCTCTGAATTCCTCGACAACTTCACGAGCGAGGAGGTGGCGCGCTACGTCAACCTCATGGACTCGGATGACGCGGTGGACATTCTAAACGAGATGTCGGTGCAGACGCGCGAGGAGGTGATTGCCCTGCTGGAGAACGAGGAGAAAGCCGCCGCTATACTTGACCTGCTGCATTACGAGGAAGACTGTGCGGGTGGTTTGATGGCAAAAGAGCTTATCAAAGTTAACCTGAACTGGCGCGTGCGCCAGTGTATAGATGAAATCAGGCGTCAGGCTGAGCAGGTGGAGCGGTTTTACACGGTATACGTGGTAGACAACCGCGACATTTTGGTGGGCCGGGTAAGTGTGAAAAAACTGCTTCTTTCGAAGGATGACGCCCAGGTGAGGGATATCTACAGCGAGGATGTGATTTCCATCGAGTCTTACAAGGATGAGAGCGAGGTGGTAAGCGTGATGCAGCGTTACGACCTGGAGGCAATTCCTGTGGTGAACATCCAAGGGCGCCTGCTGGGCCGCATAACCATCGACGACATGGTGGACGTGATGCAGGAGCAGGCCGAGTTAAGCCGCCAGCTCATGACGGGTATCACCGAAAACGTGGAGGAAGATGACAGCGTGCTGCGCATTTCGCGCGCTCGTTTGCCGTGGCTTGTGATCGGCATGGTGGGTGGTATGCTGGCTGCCCAGTTTATGGGTATTTTTGAGGCTGATATTGCCCTGCTGCCTGCATTGGCCTTGTTTGTGCCCCTGATCACGGCAACCGGCGGTAACGTGGGCATTCAATCTTCGTCCATCATCATCCAAACGCTTTCGAGTAACGAAGTTATGTTTGACAACCTTGGCAAACGTTTCCTGAAGGTGTTGCTGGTGGCGCTGTTCAATGCCGCGATCATTTCCCTGCTGGTTTTCTCGCTTACCTACCTGTTCCGCCGCGATGTGCCTTTGTCGTTGGTGGTGTCTATTGCGCTGTTTTCGGTCGTGATGCTGGCCTCGCTGATGGGAACGATCACGCCCATGGTGCTGGATAAGTTTGGCATCAACCCTGCCGTGGCCGCCGGACCATTCATCACCACCGCCAACGACTTGCTTGGCCTTGCTATTTATTTTGGTGTGGCGCACATGCTCTATAGTGCCCTGTAA
- the greA gene encoding transcription elongation factor GreA, producing the protein MSNISYYTAEGLKKLKEELAELKTKGRSEVARQLAEARDKGDLSENAEYDAAKDAQGHLELKISKLEEVVGNARLIDETNLDSSKALILSKVKIKNLKNNMVMDYVLVAEEEANLAAGKISVKSPIGKGLLGKSVGDVAEITVPAGKLEFEILEISR; encoded by the coding sequence ATGAGCAACATTAGTTATTACACTGCTGAAGGGCTGAAAAAGCTGAAAGAAGAGTTAGCAGAGCTCAAGACCAAGGGTCGCTCTGAAGTAGCGCGCCAACTGGCCGAAGCCCGCGACAAAGGTGACCTAAGTGAGAATGCTGAGTACGATGCAGCCAAGGACGCTCAGGGCCACCTGGAACTAAAGATCTCGAAGCTGGAGGAAGTGGTAGGCAATGCCCGCCTGATAGACGAGACGAACCTGGATAGCAGCAAGGCCCTGATCCTCTCAAAGGTGAAAATCAAGAACCTGAAGAATAACATGGTGATGGACTATGTGCTGGTGGCAGAGGAAGAGGCAAACCTTGCGGCAGGAAAAATCTCCGTGAAATCACCAATCGGGAAAGGCCTGCTGGGCAAATCCGTAGGCGATGTAGCCGAGATAACGGTGCCCGCCGGAAAACTAGAGTTTGAAATTTTGGAAATCAGCCGCTAA